From a single Silene latifolia isolate original U9 population chromosome 6, ASM4854445v1, whole genome shotgun sequence genomic region:
- the LOC141586201 gene encoding GRF1-interacting factor 2-like, with amino-acid sequence MQQQASPSMMPVMSSFPPANITTEQIQKYLDENKKLILAIMDNQNLGKLAECAQYQAQLQKNLMYLAAIADAQPQVATMPAQMTPHPAMQQGAYYMQQQAAAMAQQPNAFPPRMPSHAQFSSPLQMHEQQPQQQHQVHQQHQQTMPSQMNFRPTGPNNGMHAMQSEASLGGGHNKPAHASDARGPNKQEGTESVSRGDGQGSSAASGEEQK; translated from the exons ATGCAACAACAAGCTTCGCCTTCGATGATGCCGGTTATGTCTTCGTTTCCTCCGGCTAATATCACCACTGAACAGATTCAAAAG TATCTTGATGAGAACAAAAAGTTGATCCTAGCTATAATGGATAATCAAAATCTTGGCAAACTTGCTGAATGTGCCCA ATATCAAGCACAGCTTCAGAAAAACTTGATGTATCTTGCTGCTATTGCCGATGCTCAGCCCCAAGTGGCAACCATGCCTGCCCAG ATGACTCCTCATCCTGCAATGCAACAAGGTGCATATTATATGCAGCAGCAAGCTGCTGCAATGGCTCAACAGCCAAATGCATTCCCTCCGAGGATGCCCTCACATGCACAATTTAGTAGTCCACTTCAAATGCATGAACAGCAACCGCAACAGCAACATCAGGTGCACCAGCAACACCAGCAAACAATGCCGAGCCAAATGAACTTCAGGCCCACAGGGCCAAATAACggaatgcatgcaatgcaatccGAAGCCTCCCTTGGAGGTGGCCACAATAAACCTGCCCATGCAAGCGATGCTCGTGGGCCTAATAAGCAAGAAGGCACCGAATCCGTGTCCAGAGGTGATGGACAAGGAAGTTCTGCTGCAAGTGGCGAAGAACAAAAGTGA
- the LOC141586202 gene encoding putative protein S-acyltransferase 12: MAFNPFKYCSGLRYLGYLMIFMVLGIIVISYWAVVVISWGPKLVHGGVHAVPSAFIIVVFHILLVLLTWSYFMVVFQDPGSVPQNWRPIFEGDLEEGSSSSQAHNVPTESLASTWPPSGGRPAVAYCTKCQNAKPPRCHHCSVCQRCILKMDHHCVWVVNCVGARNYKFFLLFLVYTLLETTLDTLVLLPNIINLLGEASKRSGSPGNLAVMVLAFVLNLAFALSMLCFVVMHATLIWSNTTTIEVYEKKREKKETASRWKYDLGWKRNFEQVFGTKKALWFLPVFSKDDLGSIPSLQGTYFPMRDDVES, translated from the exons ATGGCTTTCAACCCGTTTAAGTACTGTTCCGGGTTACGGTACTTGGGTTACTTGATGATCTTTATGGTTCTGggtattattgttattagttattggGCTGTTGTTGTTATTTCTTGGGGACCCAAATTGGTTCATGGTGGTGTTCATGCTGTTCCTTCTGCATTCATCATTGTTGTTTTTCACATTTTG CTTGTACTGTTAACCTGGAGCTACTTTATGGTTGTATTTCAAGACCCTGGCTCTGTTCCTCAAAACTGGAGACCAATATTTGAAGGTGATTTGGAGGAGGGCTCTTCATCTTCCCAGGCACATAATGTTCCTACCGAGTCGTTAGCATCTACATGGCCACCATCAGGTGGAAGACCAGCTGTGGCTTATTGTACGAAATGCCAAAATGCAAAGCCACCTCGTTGCCACCATTGTTCTGTGT GCCAAAGGTGCATTCTCAAGATGGATCACCACTGTGTATGGGTGGTGAATTGTGTTGGTGCACGCAACTACAAGTTCTTCCTGTTGTTCCTT GTTTATACCCTCCTAGAGACGACATTGGACACACTAGTATTGCTTCCTAATATTATTAACCTACTTGGCGAAGCAAGTAAGCGTTCTGGCTCTCCGGGGAATCTTGCTGTCATGGTTTTGGCATTTG TTCTTAATTTGGCTTTTGCCCTCAGTATGCTCTGTTTcgttgttatgcatgcaactctTATCTGGAGCAATACAACTACTATTGAG GTTTATGAGAAGAAGCGAGAGAAGAAGGAAACAGCAAGCAGGTGGAAGTATGATTTGGGTTGGAAAAGGAATTTTGAGCAG GTCTTTGGCACGAAAAAGGCGTTGTGGTTTCTACCGGTGTTCTCAAAGGACGATTTGGGCAGTATCCCCTCATTACAAGGCACATATTTTCCAATGCGGGATGATGTTGAGTCATAG